The Ahaetulla prasina isolate Xishuangbanna chromosome 3, ASM2864084v1, whole genome shotgun sequence genome window below encodes:
- the PDP1 gene encoding pyruvate dehyrogenase phosphatase catalytic subunit 1 isoform X3, with product MPAPAQLLLPLIRNCEIGRIYSTACYCHHKHLCCLSPPVTHKHLRYVPQKKLATLCRPKENFSQFIHARNYVSTPQRFYLTPPQVNSILKANEYSFKVPEFDGKNVSSVLGFDSNQLPANAPIEDRRSAATCLQTRGMLLGVFDGHAGCACAQAVSERLFYYIAVSLLPHETLLEIENAVESGRALLPILQWHKHPNDYFSKEASKLYFNSLRTYWQELIDLNTGETTDVKEALINAFKRLDNDISLEAQVGDPNSFLNYLVLRVAFSGATACVAHVDGVDLHVANTGDSRAMLGVQEEDGSWTAVALSHDHNSHNESEIERLKMEHPKSEEKSVVKQDRLLGLLMPFRAFGDVKFKWSIDLQKRVVESGPDQLNDNEYTKFIPPNYHTPPYLTAEPEVIHHKLRPQDKFLILATDGLWETMHRQDVVRIVGEYLTGVHHQEPIAVGGYKVTLGQMHGLLTERRARVSSAFEDQNAATHLIRHAVGNNEFGTVDHERLSKMLSLPEELARMYRDDITIIVVQFNSHVVGACQNEEF from the coding sequence ATGCCAGCACCAGCTCAGCTACTACTCCCATTAATTCGCAACTGTGAGATTGGCAGGATATACAGTACTGCATGTTACTGTCACCACAAGCATCTATGTTGCCTGTCCCCTCCCGTAACTCACAAGCACTTGAGGTATGTTCCTCAGAAGAAGCTTGCAACACTTTGCAGACCAAAGGAAAACTTCAGTCAGTTTATTCATGCAAGAAACTATGTCTCCACACCACAGCGATTTTACCTCACGCCTCCACAAGTCAACAGCATCCTCAAGGCAAATGAATATAGTTTCAAAGTGCCAGAGTTTGATGGCAAAAATGTAAGTTCTGTTCTTGGCTTTGACAGCAACCAGCTGCCAGCCAATGCTCCCATAGAGGATCGAAGAAGTGCAGCGACTTGTTTACAGACAAGAGGCATGCTTCTGGGTGTATTCGATGGCCACGCAGGATGTGCATGTGCCCAGGCTGTCAGTGAgagattgttttattatataGCTGTTTCTTTGTTGCCCCACGAAACTTTACTTGAAATAGAAAATGCTGTTGAAAGTGGTAGGGCCCTGTTGCCCATCTTACAGTGGCATAAGCACCCTAATGACTATTTCAGTAAAGAAGCCTCCAAATTATACTTCAACAGCTTGCGAACTTACTGGCAAGAACTCATAGATCTTAACACTGGAGAAACAACAGATGTCAAAGAAGCTTTAATTAATGCATTTAAGAGGCTTGACAATGACATTTCTTTGGAAGCACAAGTTGGAGATCCAAATTCTTTTCTTAACTATTTAGTATTGCGTGTAGCTTTTTCTGGCGCAACTGCTTGTGTGGCTCATGTAGATGGTGTTGATTTGCATGTTGCCAATACTGGTGATAGTAGAGCCATGCTTGGTGTCCAAGAAGAGGATGGCTCTTGGACTGCTGTTGCTTTGTCTCATGATCATAATTCACACAATGAAAGTGAAATTGAACGACTTAAGATGGAACATCCAAAGTCTGAAGAAAAGAGTGTTGTCAAACAAGATCGGCTATTGGGTTTACTTATGCCTTTCCGAGCTTTTGGTGATGTCAAATTTAAGTGGAGCATTGACCTTCAGAAGAGAGTAGTAGAATCTGGCCCCGATCAACTCAATGATAATGAATATACAAAGTTCATTCCACCAAACTATCATACTCCACCATATCTCACAGCTGAGCCTGAAGTGATACACCACAAATTGAGACCTCAGGACAAATTCCTGATACTGGCAACAGATGGTTTGTGGGAAACAATGCACAGGCAGGATGTAGTTAGAATTGTAGGTGAGTATCTTACAGGTGTTCATCATCAGGAGCCAATAGCCGTTGGTGGTTACAAGGTAACATTGGGACAGATGCATGGGCTTCTTACAGAAAGGAGAGCCCGTGTCTCTTCGGCCTTTGAAGATCAGAATGCTGCTACTCATTTAATACGCCATGCTGTAGGAAATAATGAATTTGGCACTGTGGATCATGAACGGCTCTCCAAGATGCTCAGTCTTCCAGAAGAGTTGGCTCGGATGTACAGGGATGATATCACAATTATAGTAGTACAGTTCAATTCCCATGTTGTTGGTGCATGTCAAAATGAAGAATTCTGA
- the PDP1 gene encoding pyruvate dehyrogenase phosphatase catalytic subunit 1 isoform X2 — MLAASCCDRRMCVCPGPRRIAIPVKSSRLPLFSDAMPAPAQLLLPLIRNCEIGRIYSTACYCHHKHLCCLSPPVTHKHLRYVPQKKLATLCRPKENFSQFIHARNYVSTPQRFYLTPPQVNSILKANEYSFKVPEFDGKNVSSVLGFDSNQLPANAPIEDRRSAATCLQTRGMLLGVFDGHAGCACAQAVSERLFYYIAVSLLPHETLLEIENAVESGRALLPILQWHKHPNDYFSKEASKLYFNSLRTYWQELIDLNTGETTDVKEALINAFKRLDNDISLEAQVGDPNSFLNYLVLRVAFSGATACVAHVDGVDLHVANTGDSRAMLGVQEEDGSWTAVALSHDHNSHNESEIERLKMEHPKSEEKSVVKQDRLLGLLMPFRAFGDVKFKWSIDLQKRVVESGPDQLNDNEYTKFIPPNYHTPPYLTAEPEVIHHKLRPQDKFLILATDGLWETMHRQDVVRIVGEYLTGVHHQEPIAVGGYKVTLGQMHGLLTERRARVSSAFEDQNAATHLIRHAVGNNEFGTVDHERLSKMLSLPEELARMYRDDITIIVVQFNSHVVGACQNEEF; from the coding sequence CAATTCCAGTCAAAAGCTCCAGACTGCCATTGTTCTCTGATGCCATGCCAGCACCAGCTCAGCTACTACTCCCATTAATTCGCAACTGTGAGATTGGCAGGATATACAGTACTGCATGTTACTGTCACCACAAGCATCTATGTTGCCTGTCCCCTCCCGTAACTCACAAGCACTTGAGGTATGTTCCTCAGAAGAAGCTTGCAACACTTTGCAGACCAAAGGAAAACTTCAGTCAGTTTATTCATGCAAGAAACTATGTCTCCACACCACAGCGATTTTACCTCACGCCTCCACAAGTCAACAGCATCCTCAAGGCAAATGAATATAGTTTCAAAGTGCCAGAGTTTGATGGCAAAAATGTAAGTTCTGTTCTTGGCTTTGACAGCAACCAGCTGCCAGCCAATGCTCCCATAGAGGATCGAAGAAGTGCAGCGACTTGTTTACAGACAAGAGGCATGCTTCTGGGTGTATTCGATGGCCACGCAGGATGTGCATGTGCCCAGGCTGTCAGTGAgagattgttttattatataGCTGTTTCTTTGTTGCCCCACGAAACTTTACTTGAAATAGAAAATGCTGTTGAAAGTGGTAGGGCCCTGTTGCCCATCTTACAGTGGCATAAGCACCCTAATGACTATTTCAGTAAAGAAGCCTCCAAATTATACTTCAACAGCTTGCGAACTTACTGGCAAGAACTCATAGATCTTAACACTGGAGAAACAACAGATGTCAAAGAAGCTTTAATTAATGCATTTAAGAGGCTTGACAATGACATTTCTTTGGAAGCACAAGTTGGAGATCCAAATTCTTTTCTTAACTATTTAGTATTGCGTGTAGCTTTTTCTGGCGCAACTGCTTGTGTGGCTCATGTAGATGGTGTTGATTTGCATGTTGCCAATACTGGTGATAGTAGAGCCATGCTTGGTGTCCAAGAAGAGGATGGCTCTTGGACTGCTGTTGCTTTGTCTCATGATCATAATTCACACAATGAAAGTGAAATTGAACGACTTAAGATGGAACATCCAAAGTCTGAAGAAAAGAGTGTTGTCAAACAAGATCGGCTATTGGGTTTACTTATGCCTTTCCGAGCTTTTGGTGATGTCAAATTTAAGTGGAGCATTGACCTTCAGAAGAGAGTAGTAGAATCTGGCCCCGATCAACTCAATGATAATGAATATACAAAGTTCATTCCACCAAACTATCATACTCCACCATATCTCACAGCTGAGCCTGAAGTGATACACCACAAATTGAGACCTCAGGACAAATTCCTGATACTGGCAACAGATGGTTTGTGGGAAACAATGCACAGGCAGGATGTAGTTAGAATTGTAGGTGAGTATCTTACAGGTGTTCATCATCAGGAGCCAATAGCCGTTGGTGGTTACAAGGTAACATTGGGACAGATGCATGGGCTTCTTACAGAAAGGAGAGCCCGTGTCTCTTCGGCCTTTGAAGATCAGAATGCTGCTACTCATTTAATACGCCATGCTGTAGGAAATAATGAATTTGGCACTGTGGATCATGAACGGCTCTCCAAGATGCTCAGTCTTCCAGAAGAGTTGGCTCGGATGTACAGGGATGATATCACAATTATAGTAGTACAGTTCAATTCCCATGTTGTTGGTGCATGTCAAAATGAAGAATTCTGA
- the PDP1 gene encoding pyruvate dehyrogenase phosphatase catalytic subunit 1 isoform X1 translates to MCVCPGPRRIVLSPTWEVNIGQAIPVKSSRLPLFSDAMPAPAQLLLPLIRNCEIGRIYSTACYCHHKHLCCLSPPVTHKHLRYVPQKKLATLCRPKENFSQFIHARNYVSTPQRFYLTPPQVNSILKANEYSFKVPEFDGKNVSSVLGFDSNQLPANAPIEDRRSAATCLQTRGMLLGVFDGHAGCACAQAVSERLFYYIAVSLLPHETLLEIENAVESGRALLPILQWHKHPNDYFSKEASKLYFNSLRTYWQELIDLNTGETTDVKEALINAFKRLDNDISLEAQVGDPNSFLNYLVLRVAFSGATACVAHVDGVDLHVANTGDSRAMLGVQEEDGSWTAVALSHDHNSHNESEIERLKMEHPKSEEKSVVKQDRLLGLLMPFRAFGDVKFKWSIDLQKRVVESGPDQLNDNEYTKFIPPNYHTPPYLTAEPEVIHHKLRPQDKFLILATDGLWETMHRQDVVRIVGEYLTGVHHQEPIAVGGYKVTLGQMHGLLTERRARVSSAFEDQNAATHLIRHAVGNNEFGTVDHERLSKMLSLPEELARMYRDDITIIVVQFNSHVVGACQNEEF, encoded by the coding sequence CAATTCCAGTCAAAAGCTCCAGACTGCCATTGTTCTCTGATGCCATGCCAGCACCAGCTCAGCTACTACTCCCATTAATTCGCAACTGTGAGATTGGCAGGATATACAGTACTGCATGTTACTGTCACCACAAGCATCTATGTTGCCTGTCCCCTCCCGTAACTCACAAGCACTTGAGGTATGTTCCTCAGAAGAAGCTTGCAACACTTTGCAGACCAAAGGAAAACTTCAGTCAGTTTATTCATGCAAGAAACTATGTCTCCACACCACAGCGATTTTACCTCACGCCTCCACAAGTCAACAGCATCCTCAAGGCAAATGAATATAGTTTCAAAGTGCCAGAGTTTGATGGCAAAAATGTAAGTTCTGTTCTTGGCTTTGACAGCAACCAGCTGCCAGCCAATGCTCCCATAGAGGATCGAAGAAGTGCAGCGACTTGTTTACAGACAAGAGGCATGCTTCTGGGTGTATTCGATGGCCACGCAGGATGTGCATGTGCCCAGGCTGTCAGTGAgagattgttttattatataGCTGTTTCTTTGTTGCCCCACGAAACTTTACTTGAAATAGAAAATGCTGTTGAAAGTGGTAGGGCCCTGTTGCCCATCTTACAGTGGCATAAGCACCCTAATGACTATTTCAGTAAAGAAGCCTCCAAATTATACTTCAACAGCTTGCGAACTTACTGGCAAGAACTCATAGATCTTAACACTGGAGAAACAACAGATGTCAAAGAAGCTTTAATTAATGCATTTAAGAGGCTTGACAATGACATTTCTTTGGAAGCACAAGTTGGAGATCCAAATTCTTTTCTTAACTATTTAGTATTGCGTGTAGCTTTTTCTGGCGCAACTGCTTGTGTGGCTCATGTAGATGGTGTTGATTTGCATGTTGCCAATACTGGTGATAGTAGAGCCATGCTTGGTGTCCAAGAAGAGGATGGCTCTTGGACTGCTGTTGCTTTGTCTCATGATCATAATTCACACAATGAAAGTGAAATTGAACGACTTAAGATGGAACATCCAAAGTCTGAAGAAAAGAGTGTTGTCAAACAAGATCGGCTATTGGGTTTACTTATGCCTTTCCGAGCTTTTGGTGATGTCAAATTTAAGTGGAGCATTGACCTTCAGAAGAGAGTAGTAGAATCTGGCCCCGATCAACTCAATGATAATGAATATACAAAGTTCATTCCACCAAACTATCATACTCCACCATATCTCACAGCTGAGCCTGAAGTGATACACCACAAATTGAGACCTCAGGACAAATTCCTGATACTGGCAACAGATGGTTTGTGGGAAACAATGCACAGGCAGGATGTAGTTAGAATTGTAGGTGAGTATCTTACAGGTGTTCATCATCAGGAGCCAATAGCCGTTGGTGGTTACAAGGTAACATTGGGACAGATGCATGGGCTTCTTACAGAAAGGAGAGCCCGTGTCTCTTCGGCCTTTGAAGATCAGAATGCTGCTACTCATTTAATACGCCATGCTGTAGGAAATAATGAATTTGGCACTGTGGATCATGAACGGCTCTCCAAGATGCTCAGTCTTCCAGAAGAGTTGGCTCGGATGTACAGGGATGATATCACAATTATAGTAGTACAGTTCAATTCCCATGTTGTTGGTGCATGTCAAAATGAAGAATTCTGA